The Dreissena polymorpha isolate Duluth1 chromosome 4, UMN_Dpol_1.0, whole genome shotgun sequence region GGTCTGAGGGAGGTCCACAAGGCAAGCGGAGGAGCGTGGGGCGGCACAAGGGTGGACGAGGCGTTCAAGCAAATGCTCATTAAGATCATCGGTGCCCCTGTGCTCGACAAATTCTGCGAAGAACACAGGGCCGACTACCTGTACCTGCAACGCGAACTGGAGGTGAAAAAGCGAACAATGAAGCCATCTACGTCGGGAAAAATAACCTTGaaaggtacatgtacacaattattttattgtataaaacgGATACCCCGATATGTATGTAACAAGTTGTCTTATGTAAGTGGGTATGTACAATTATgatgtgtgttaaattgtaatatattgataaaaatatgttacaataacacaaaataggcaagaaaaaatatacattgaagacgaatttcgtaaaatgcagcaaagacaaattagcgccccgagctgattgtcacgaagatatttcgtacaagTATTCCTTCAATTACCGAAGCATTcttctttttattaggatcggagttagtgttcgtgtgtcgtatgaatagatatcgtttcaGGAAATTAAAATAGtccgtaaaacttaatttagattcacatcgtacgtGCATAaaatacatgctggcaaattcgactgtacagagattttcgatttcagaattaaatatctggcttatttcgcatttttcaacacatgttcttctttacttttatgttaatttatattgaaatagaaatatatgtataataagttttttataaaaattcataaatatttgacaaaatcgtgcatacgcactttaacatttattacatttttcatgtatattttgtatgctGCTTTATGATTGtataattaaatcatttttactAATTTTATTTCCGATAAATACTGATTGTTTATTGTTTTCAGTTCCCGTAAATCTTCGAGAGGCTTATACTAAAGAGACTGGAGAGTCAATCGAAGATGCCATCAAAGGATCGCCATATGCCGGAAAGCTGGTTTGGCATTCCGATAAAATCCGACTAGATGCCACGATTTTTAAAGGTCTTTTTAAAGATTGCATCGACAAAATCGTGGAACACATTCGGGATTTATTGAACCACCCCGAGGTAAAGGGAACAGACTTGATGCTGATGGTAGGTGGATTTTCAGAATCGGAAATGATGCACGATGCCATAGAGAATGCGTTCAAAAAATGCCGAGTCATTATACCGGAAGACGCTGGTTTGTGCGTCATGAAAGGGGCCGTTATATTCGGTCATCGCCCCGTAGCGATTACGTCCCGAGTGTCCCGTTACACATACGGCATAAATATATCACCGCCGTTCGACCCGAATTCCCACCCAGAGTCGCACAAAGTAACCATCGGAGGTAGGGACCGGTGCCAAAATGTGTTCAAAAGTTACATCCGGGAAGGTGAATCCATACGGGTGGGCGAGGAGCGTTCTGGACGCCATATTACCCTTAATACGCACCAAACGGAAATGCTGCTTAACATTTTCGCTTCTCCAAAGAAAACACCGCAGTTCGTCGACGAACCGGAAGTGGAGCTGCTCGGCCAAGTTGTAGTCCAGCTTCCGGATCGCGATGAACTCATAAAGGTCGAGGTGAAGATGATATTTGGCGAGACGGAGCTGCACGTAGAAGCTCAGGAAATGTCCACCAACAACAAATACACTTCATTCTTCGACTTCCTTTGAACCGCCCCGTGGCGTTTACGGTAGTTTCATATTGACATACTAATAAACTACAACAAATTTTTAAAAACGTGTGTGTTGTTTGAACATATTGATAACGTATTCGAATATATGAATAAATGTGACCATTAATGATAAGCCTTTAATTAATTGGCAAACCTGTGTTGATTGTTTGGCCTTGTGTCGGTAACGATAGCTGTCTGTGTGGCGTGTTATGACTTTCATATTTTACAAGAATACATCTTTTACAGAGTAATTGTTAGTATAATTTGGAATTTTAATTGTTctgcaaatatttattattatttgtttgtttgattgttttgatATAATTCTCGTATGATACAACCTTTGATGACTTCAATACAACATTTGATGACTGCAGTACAAATTATGAACCTTATGGCGTGTAAGAgtatgataaatataaaaaatacagtcGTTTGATTGTTTCTAGTTATGTTTTATCATTAGCCGGATTGTCGATGCAATTGACATTAAGTGAAGGAAAATATATAGGGCCAACCCAAACAAGTCAATAACAATGAATTTATTAAGAAGATACTTCTCAAAGTTGAATACTTGTCTACGGGAAGTTATTGAGCGCCACCACGCTTACAATACACATGCTTTAACATTCTATGTTTATACATTCACATTGATGTCAATTTTGCAAACTGTCTATAACCAGTTTGGAAAATAATAGGCATTCCCAGGGGGCCTGGTGTACGCATGATCCTCCTTGGGGTTAGGGCAGAACTTAAATGAAATTTAGGAAGGCGAGGTTTGCAATCAACCTAGAACTTATTAGGGGCTTATAAATGTACTCGCCCGCACGCTCGCTTATTCACTAATAGGAATATGTATTcgttaattaaaaacaacaacagacaacATAATGACTAGTTGTACTAAACACAAGATAAAATAATGGTAACTTTCAagaattgtgaaggcttaagttGTGCCACAGCAGGCAGCAACTGTCTTCGTGTTTCTTGCGATAGACGTTCGTCCATAACTTTGTTAATTACTTTAAACACTACAATACCAATGAAAAGACATCTTTGAAACTATGACACTTTTAAAATTGTAAGTGgtatccccctccccccccctccccccccccccccccccgaagaGATGAACCATGAATTGACACATTCCGTCCGTTAGATGGCCTTGTGTGGAAAATAACTCAGGAAGTTTTCATGGGTTCAAATGAATCTTAACATAATGATAGAGGGCATTAAGTGGAATGGCAGAGTAATAGACCCACACATTTAACACTTTTGTCAGGAATTAAAAAGTTATTGCTCTACAGCAGGCGTATTTactttatattgaattaaaaaaaagataaactgTGTACATTGATAAAGGACATTTGAATGGATGCATAGTACAATAATCACAATTTCCACATTAGTATTTGCTCCTAGGTATTTTATTCAGTTACTGACATGTGCTTATATTAAATAAGTCAATGTGTGTGTCCAGTAATTCTGCAATAGTTTTAATTAGCGTAAATGAGCCTTATACCTATAatgatacatgttttttattcAGAGTTGTTGCTATTTGTAAGTTGTTCgtgtgttaaaatgattgtttcaATGGATCTAGTGTTTTAATAAAGCATTAAATATGAAAACTACAATCATTTAAATACCTGTAATTGTCCTATACATCTGAACTGCTAGAAATAACAGCTAcgatcatttgaaaataaatgcgtgtgtgtgtatttcgaagaaTATGATATACTTTCTTGCCTGTGGCTTCATAATGCAGGGCGTCTGAGGATTCTTCATGTACTGGCGCCTGTGGTAAAATTATGTTGGCGCCAAAGGCTGCATTATGGGAGGGTCTAAGGCTGCATTGTGTGGCGCCTGGTGCTGCATTATATGGACCGCCTGATGCTGTATTATGTGGGCGCCTGATGCTGCATTTTGTAGGCCGCCTAAGGCTCCATCATGTGGGGCGCATTAAGCTGCATTAATTTGGGTGCCTAAGGCTGTATTATGTGGGGCGCCTGGGGCTGCAATATGTGTAGCATGATGCTGCACTATGTTTGGCACCTGAGGCTGCATTTTGTGGGGCGCCTagggctgcattatgtgtggggTATGATGCTGCACTAAGTGtggcgcctgaggctgcattatgtggagCGACTGAGGCaacattatgttgggtgcatgaGACTGCATTATGTGGGGCGTCTAAATCTGCATATTGTGTGgcgtctgaggctgcattatgtggggcgactgaggctgcattatgtgggcgtctgaggctgcattatgtggggcgcctgaggctgcattatgtaggGCATCTAAAACTGCGTTATGTCTGGTGACTGAGGCTGCACTATGTGGGGCGTTTGAAACTGCATTATGTTGGGcgactgaggctgcattatgtaggcgactgaggctgcattatgtgggCGTCTGAAGCTGCATTATGTGgggcgcctgaggctgcattatgtcgGGCGCCTGAGGCAGCATTATGTGGGgcgtctgaggctgcattatgtcgGGCGactaaggctgcattatgtgggcgtctgaggctgcattatgtggggCGACTGTGGCTGCATTATGTGGGcgactgaggctgcattatgtgggCGTCTGAGGCTGTAGTATGTCGGGcgactgaggctgcattatgtgggcgtctgaggctgcattatgtgtggcgACTGAGGCTGCATCACGGGGgcgtctgaggctgcattatgtgggcgtctgaggctgcattatgtcgGGCGACTGAGGCTGCATACTGTGGGGCGTATGAGTCTGCATTATATTATGCGCCAGAGACTGCATTATGTAGGGCGCCTCAGGCTGCATAATCATTTAATGTGGGACGATTGAGACTCCATTGTGTAGAGCGACTGAGGCAGCATAAGTTGCATTATTTTGGGTGCAATACTGCATTATGTTGGGCGCCTGAGGCCGCATTATGTGGGCCGACTGAGGATGAATTATGTGGAGTGTCTGATGTTGCATTATGTTGGGTTTCTGATCCTACATTATGTGGGGCCCCTGAGGCTGAATTTTGTGGTacgtctgaggctgcattatgtgttgaAACTGAGGTTGCATTATGTCAGCCATCTGATGCTGCATTATGTGAGacacctgaggctgcattatgtggagCGTCTGGGGCTGAATTATGTGTAGCGCATGAGGCTGCATGATGTGCACggcatgaggctgcattatgtgtagTGCCTTGGGCTGCATTATATGGCGCCTGAGTCTGTATCGTGCGGGGCTGCATTATGTAGGGTTACTAATTCTGCATAATGTGGGACGTCTGAGGCCGCATTATATATGACGCCTGAGG contains the following coding sequences:
- the LOC127876544 gene encoding heat shock 70 kDa protein 12A-like produces the protein MASAVTAKKEKMMVAAIDFGTTYSGYAFSLKTDYNADPTKISINQGWVAGSMAVSSYKAPTVVLFDQKGEFNSFGYEAEDAYSELALDNEHHDWYYFSRFKMRLHHENNQKIHRDMDLQDDKGRKLPAITVFGKVIWYLKDHMLKALKKRGTEMKNEDIHWIITVPAIWADSAKQFMREAAYKADIAGSQLTIALEPEAASLYCQYLPTEKIHGTAGLTFDVASTGSKYMVIDLGGGTADITVHERHSGGGLREVHKASGGAWGGTRVDEAFKQMLIKIIGAPVLDKFCEEHRADYLYLQRELEVKKRTMKPSTSGKITLKVPVNLREAYTKETGESIEDAIKGSPYAGKLVWHSDKIRLDATIFKGLFKDCIDKIVEHIRDLLNHPEVKGTDLMLMVGGFSESEMMHDAIENAFKKCRVIIPEDAGLCVMKGAVIFGHRPVAITSRVSRYTYGINISPPFDPNSHPESHKVTIGGRDRCQNVFKSYIREGESIRVGEERSGRHITLNTHQTEMLLNIFASPKKTPQFVDEPEVELLGQVVVQLPDRDELIKVEVKMIFGETELHVEAQEMSTNNKYTSFFDFL